accacttctccaactgattcctctgtggattcaactacttcacctagctccagcaccagtgatGAAACAACTACATCTCCAATCTACTCCAgctcttccacagactctccaactTACTCCAGCTCCTCTATGGAATCAACTACCTCTTCAAGTACGGACACAACCCCTTCTTCAAGCTTTTCCACATCATCCTTGGATTCCACCACTTCTCCAACTGacatcacctcaactaccaccacTGAGGACTCCAGCTCCTCTACTTACTCAAGCTCTTCCGTGGGCTTAGAAACCTCTTCAActtacaccagctcttcttcaggCTACTCCTCGTCCAGCTCCTCTTTGgagcccaccatttcttctactttcccaaGCTCCTCTATGGATTCAACCACGTCCCCCTTCCaatcgaccacttctccaactgattcctctgtggattcgACTACCTCACCAGGCTCCAGCACCACTGAGGAAACCACCACGTCTTCAATCTACTTCAgctcttccacagactctccaTCTTACCCTACCTCCTCTATGGAATCAACCACCTCGTCAAATGCGGACACAACCACTTCTTCAAGTTTGTTCACATCTCCTTGGAGTCGACCACTTCTCCGACTGacatcacctcaactaccaccacTGAGGACTCCACCTCGTCTACTTACTCGAGCTCTTCCATAGAAACCTCTTCAACGTACACCAGCTCTTCTCCAGGCTACTCCTCATCCAGCTCCTCTTTGgagcccaccatttcttctactttcccaagctcctctatggattcaaccacatcctccttccaatcgaccacttctccaactgattcctctTTGGATTCAACTACTTCGCttagctccagcaccagtgaggaaGCCACCATGTCTTCAATCTACTCCAGCTTttccacagactctccaactTACTTTACCACAACATCCTTGGATTCCACCACTTCTCCAACTTACCTCCCCTCAACTACCACCACTGACGATTCCACCTCCTCTACTTACTCAAGCTCTCCCACAGAAACCTCTTCAACTTACACCAGCTCCTCTCTGgagcccaccatttcttctacttttccaaGCTCCTCCATGGATTCAACCTTCCAGTCGACCACCtctccaactgattcctctgtggattcaactcctcacctagctccagcaccagtgaggaaACAACTACATCTTCAGTCTACTCCAgctcttccacagactctccaactGACTCCAGCTCCTCTATGGAATCAACTACCTCTTCAAGGACGGACACAACCACTTCTTCAAGCTCTTCCACATCATCCTTGGATtcgaccacttctccaacttACCTCACCTCAACTACCACTACTGAGGACTCCACCTCCTCTACTTACTCACACTCTTCCATAGAAACCTCTTTAACTTCTACCAGCTCTTCTTCAGGCTACTCCTCATCCAGCTCCTCTTTGGAGCCCATCAGTTCTTCTACTATCCCAAGCTCCTCTATGGATTCAACCATGTCCTCCTTCCaatcgaccacttctccaactgattcctctgtggattcaagTACTCCAgctagctccagcaccagtgaggaaaccaccacgtcttcaatctaccccagctcttccacagactctccaactTACAACACCTCCTCTATGGAATCGACCACCTCTTCAAGTACGGACACAACCTCTTCAGGCTACTCTTCATCCAGCTCATCTTTGGAGCCCACCAGTTCTACCTTGCCAAGCTCCTCTATGGATTCAACCACGCCCTACGTCCCCACAACCAGTTCTCACactgattcctctgtggattcaactACTCCAactagctccagcaccagtgaggaaacaaccacctcttctgtgGATTCAACCACTTCacctagctccagcaccagtgagaTAACAACCACGTCTTCAATCTACTCCATTTCTTCCACAGACTCTCCCGCTTATACCACCTCCTCTATGGAATCAAGTACCTCTTCAAGTATGGACACAACCACTTCTTCAACTTTTTCCACATCATCTTTGGATTCCACCACTCCTCCAACTTAcctcacctcaactaccaccacTGAGGAATCCAGCTCCTCTACTGACTCAAGTTCTTCCACAGGCTCAGAAACCTCTTCAACATACACTAACCCTTCTTCAGGTTACTCCTCATCCAGCTCCTCTTTGgagcccaccatttcttctagctcctctgtggattcaaccacctcctccttccaatcgaccacttctccaactgattcctctgtggattcaactacttcacctagctccagcaccagtgatGAAAACAACTACATCTCCAATCTACTCCAgctcttccacagactctccaactTACTCCAGCTCCTCTATGGAATCAACTACCTCTTCAAGTACGGACACAACCCCTTCTTCAAGCTTTTCCACATCATCCTTGGATTCCACCACTTCTCCAACTGacatcacctcaactaccaccacTGAGGACTCCAGCTCCTCTACTTACTCAAGCTCTTCCGTGGGCTTAGAAACCTCTTCAActtacaccagctcttcttcaggCTACTCCTCGTCCAGCTCCTCTTTGgagcccaccatttcttctactttcccaaGCTCCTCTATGGATTCAACCACGTCCCCCTTCCaatcgaccacttctccaactgattcctctgtggattcgACTACCTCACCTAGCTCCAGCACCATTGAGGAAGGATCCACTTCCACTGATTCATCCGGTGGAATGGaagatgatgacatatatatagtcGTGGTTGTGATAATTGTTGGATTAGTATTGGCAGTGATCTTAACCTcctgttgcttcttcttcttcgttttaaaGCGTAAAGACCCTCCTGTTCAGGTAATATTTTTTCGATAAATTTTGTttctatattatacttatttatacttatttgtgtttatatgcaatttgtatgtgtttttccatctctctctctctctctctctctctctctctctctctctctctctctctctctctctctctctctctctctttcactctctttctctatgtgtgtgtgtgtgtgtgtgtatgtatgtatatatgtatatgtgcatgtgcatatttatatgtacatgcatatacgtgtgtgtgtgtgtgtgtgtgtgtgtgtgtgtgtgtgtgtgtgtgtgtgtgtgtgtgtgtgtatgtatatatatatttgtatatatctatgtatatgtaggcacattatacatataagatagatacatattgataaacacacacacacacacacacacacacacacacacacacacacacacacacccacacacacacacatatatataatatatatatataatatatatatatatatatatatatatatatatatatatatatgtgtgtgtgtgtgtgtgtgtgtgtgtgtgtgtgtgtgtgtgtgtgtataaatatatatatatatatatatatatatatatatatatatatatatatatatatatatatttacataaattctgtgtatacacacacacacacacacacacacacacacacatatatatatatatatatatatatatatatatatatatatatatatatatatatatatatatatatatatatatatatacatatccattcattcattcatacttacaatatgcatgtgcatatatttatatatacacgtatatatatgtatttatgaatgaatgacgtacatattttatatatatatatatatataatatatatatatatatatatatatatatatatatatatatatgtatatatatacacacacacacacacacacacatacacacacacacacacacacacacacacacacacacacacacacacacacacacacaaacacacacacacatatacacacacacacacacacacacacacacacacacacacacacacacacgcccacacacacacacacacacacacacacacacacacacacacacacaaacacatatatatatatatatatatatatatatatatatatatatatatatatatatatatatatatatatatatatatatatatatatatatatatatatatatatatatatatatatatgtatatgaatgtatacgagTATATACCATTGTATACACTATACAAGCGGAATACCGTATAGAAGTACCAACTCCAAATTCATTAAGGATAGAGCAGTCCCTCTCAAGAAGAAGAGACTGGTTCAACTTAGGTGACAGCAGCT
The sequence above is drawn from the Penaeus monodon isolate SGIC_2016 unplaced genomic scaffold, NSTDA_Pmon_1 PmonScaffold_5644, whole genome shotgun sequence genome and encodes:
- the LOC119571251 gene encoding cell wall integrity and stress response component 1-like is translated as MKTTTSPIYSSSSTDSPTYSSSSMESTTSSSTDTTPSSSFSTSSLDSTTSPTDITSTTTTEDSSSSTYSSSSVGLETSSTYTSSSSGYSSSSSSLEPTISSTFPSSSMDSTTSPFQSTTSPTDSSVDSTTSPSSSTIEEGSTSTDSSGGMEDDDIYIVVVVIIVGLVLAVILTSCCFFFFVLKRKDPPVQDLEGQLPRVNESDSLYEISIPRASLVPFTRQLTPWGVQNPVTIRDDENEDLELPEDRGSNPYALDQIDLHSFSLQRFLRDIQDARAPTLSGSFRLPRL